A window of Diabrotica virgifera virgifera chromosome 9, PGI_DIABVI_V3a contains these coding sequences:
- the LOC114334821 gene encoding ras-related protein M-Ras: MTRPPNENLPTVKLVVVGDGGVGKSAITIQFFQKLFVTDYDPTIEDSYLQHVEVDGQWCMLDVLDTAGQEEFSAMREQYMRKGDGFLLVYSVTDKNSYENITHFHTQILRVKDRDTYPMLLVANKVDLVHLRKVTEEQGRDLAHRLGIPYIETSAKDPPLNIDATFHEVVRIIRNQPQNENDKRKKKKLQKLGKCILL; the protein is encoded by the exons ATGACGAGACCACCAAATGAGAATTTACCAACCGTCAAATTGGTAGTAGTTGGAGATGGAGGTGTTGGTAAAAGTGCCATCACCATTCAATTTTTCCAGAAGCTTTTTGTTACTGACTATGATCCTACTATAGAAGACAGTTACCTGCAGCATGTCGAAGTTGATGGACAGTGGTGCATGCTGGATG TGCTCGATACTGCAGGACAAGAGGAATTCAGTGCAATGAGAGAACAGTACATGAGAAAAGGAGATGGATTTCTATTGGTTTATTCAGTGACTGACAAAAACAGCTATGAAAATATCACACATTTTCATACCCAAATTTTACGTGTCAAAGATAG GGACACCTACCCCATGTTACTAGTTGCCAATAAGGTAGATCTTGTACATTTAAGAAAAGTGACTGAAGAACAAGGAAGGGATTTAGCTCACAGGCTAGGAATCCCCTACATCGAGACCAGTGCTAAAGATCCACCTCTTAATATAGACGCTACTTTTCACGAG GTAGTAAGAATTATACGAAATCAACCCCAAAATGAAAACGACAaacgaaaaaagaagaaactCCAGAAGTTGGGCAAGTGCATATTATTATAA